A genomic segment from Candidatus Poribacteria bacterium encodes:
- a CDS encoding WD40 repeat domain-containing protein, which translates to MKSVAFSPDGRTLVSSGEDQVIQFWDPVTEQHKATLTGHTLSVNAVTFSPDGKTLAGANDDKSIYLWDAHTGHLQNTLTGHGGRILSVAFSPDGETLASGGGNPDTAIHFWDAHTAQPKATIIGHKYGIESLVFSPDGNTLVSASWDNTVRLWDAQTGANRAILGDTQDVYAGLPAAVKIPQFTYGM; encoded by the coding sequence GTGAAATCCGTTGCCTTCTCTCCAGATGGTAGAACACTTGTCAGTTCGGGCGAAGATCAGGTGATTCAGTTTTGGGATCCTGTCACTGAGCAACACAAAGCGACCCTCACCGGACACACGCTGTCGGTTAATGCGGTTACATTCAGTCCAGATGGGAAAACTCTTGCCGGTGCGAACGATGACAAATCAATCTATTTGTGGGACGCACACACCGGACATCTCCAAAATACCCTCACGGGGCACGGCGGACGGATCCTTTCCGTTGCGTTTTCTCCAGATGGTGAGACACTCGCCAGCGGTGGAGGAAACCCTGATACCGCAATTCATTTCTGGGATGCACACACAGCGCAACCCAAGGCGACCATTATAGGTCATAAGTATGGTATTGAGTCTCTCGTGTTTAGTCCGGACGGTAACACCTTGGTAAGTGCAAGTTGGGACAACACCGTTCGATTGTGGGATGCTCAGACAGGCGCAAATAGAGCAATACTCGGGGATACACAGGATGTCTATGCTGGCTTGCCAGCGGCGGTAAAAATACCACAATTCACTTATGGGATGTAA
- a CDS encoding Gfo/Idh/MocA family oxidoreductase, which produces MSTLPRVRVAFYGCGNFANRTRIPNLLQTNSVDIVAACDSSSQVAQETAKRFKIPSVYQDAHEMLDTEAIDVLYSIVPAYVRTNVESTAAEKGIHIFSEKPQALTMQVAHRINSAIQQAGVISTVGFRERYRPIFQEARRYLRDKHVVHVRFQSFGGLPPSTDGGPKTWWEEMDKSGGSALDWGVHATDYTRFMTGLNVDKSQAFYCERPAYASALSTSFNYCLENGATMTLNFVAAGPGPKAEPRFTIFYEGGCLEIHGYDRIVVNGEVLYQADEFDPWLEQDKTFIRAVQSADPSLLQSDYYDGLFSLAPILAGWESSRRGGECIDVAAFMDDIY; this is translated from the coding sequence GTGTCAACACTACCGCGCGTTCGCGTCGCTTTCTATGGATGTGGAAACTTCGCGAACCGAACCCGAATCCCGAACCTATTACAGACAAATTCGGTGGATATTGTCGCTGCGTGCGATAGCAGCTCACAAGTGGCACAGGAAACCGCCAAACGTTTCAAGATTCCGAGCGTCTACCAAGACGCACACGAAATGCTTGACACTGAGGCAATTGACGTGCTATACTCTATCGTACCGGCGTATGTGCGAACCAACGTTGAGTCAACTGCTGCAGAAAAGGGTATCCACATCTTCAGTGAGAAGCCTCAGGCACTCACGATGCAGGTGGCACACCGGATCAACAGTGCCATTCAGCAAGCAGGAGTTATCAGCACGGTTGGATTTCGCGAACGGTATCGTCCAATCTTCCAAGAAGCACGCCGATATTTGCGCGACAAACACGTCGTGCATGTTCGGTTTCAGAGTTTCGGGGGCTTACCACCTTCGACAGACGGTGGACCCAAAACATGGTGGGAAGAGATGGACAAATCTGGCGGAAGTGCCCTTGATTGGGGGGTTCACGCAACCGATTACACCCGATTCATGACTGGATTGAACGTTGACAAGTCCCAAGCGTTTTATTGTGAACGTCCGGCTTATGCGAGTGCTCTGTCTACGAGTTTCAATTACTGTCTTGAGAACGGTGCTACGATGACACTCAACTTTGTCGCAGCCGGTCCGGGTCCGAAAGCTGAACCGAGATTTACTATCTTCTATGAAGGCGGATGCCTCGAAATTCACGGATACGATAGGATTGTGGTAAATGGCGAGGTCCTTTACCAAGCCGACGAATTCGACCCGTGGTTGGAACAGGACAAAACCTTTATCCGCGCCGTTCAGTCTGCGGATCCGAGTCTTTTGCAGAGTGATTATTATGATGGACTTTTCTCTTTAGCCCCTATTTTAGCGGGGTGGGAGTCCTCCCGACGCGGCGGAGAATGTATTGATGTCGCAGCATTCATGGATGATATATATTGA
- a CDS encoding WD40 repeat domain-containing protein, producing the protein MKLTQLGRSLQAHIGKPTLVILFVGAVFLPNTFAQDYNQWHLPEGTKARLGKGAITGNVQYSPDGTLLAVSSSIGVWLYDADTHEEINLLTGHTAWVTCVAFSPDGQTLASGSWDRTIRLWNPYTGQHRTTLTRDGMGDVACVAFSPDGGTLASGGGRWNKTIQLWDTETGNHIRTLRGHKASVTSIVFSPDGEMLASGGGWEDNTIRLWHVETEYPIANFAAHKGWVKSVAFSPDGTTFVSAGVDDTIQLWNPHTGEHKAILTKHTSGVNWVAFSQDGQRLASASDDNTVRLWDLDGTYAFGEIRCLLSRW; encoded by the coding sequence ATGAAACTGACGCAATTAGGACGCAGCTTGCAAGCCCATATTGGAAAGCCGACTTTGGTGATACTTTTTGTTGGTGCGGTATTTCTCCCAAATACCTTCGCTCAAGATTATAACCAGTGGCATTTACCTGAAGGGACGAAAGCACGACTTGGTAAAGGGGCAATAACGGGAAACGTCCAGTATTCCCCGGATGGCACGCTACTCGCCGTCAGCAGTTCCATTGGCGTTTGGCTTTACGATGCGGATACCCATGAAGAAATTAACTTACTCACAGGGCATACGGCTTGGGTCACGTGCGTTGCGTTCTCACCAGATGGACAAACACTTGCCAGCGGAAGTTGGGACCGAACGATTCGGTTGTGGAATCCGTATACAGGTCAACACAGGACAACCCTTACAAGAGACGGTATGGGCGATGTCGCGTGCGTTGCGTTCTCACCAGATGGCGGCACGTTAGCAAGTGGTGGTGGAAGATGGAACAAAACGATTCAATTGTGGGATACAGAGACGGGAAATCATATACGGACGCTTAGGGGGCATAAGGCAAGTGTCACTTCCATCGTATTTAGTCCTGATGGAGAAATGCTTGCCAGCGGTGGTGGCTGGGAAGACAACACGATTCGATTATGGCATGTGGAAACTGAGTACCCAATCGCTAATTTCGCAGCGCATAAAGGTTGGGTGAAGTCTGTTGCCTTCTCTCCAGATGGGACGACGTTTGTAAGTGCGGGTGTGGATGACACGATCCAATTGTGGAACCCACATACCGGTGAACATAAAGCAATCCTCACAAAACACACGAGTGGGGTCAATTGGGTGGCATTCTCCCAAGATGGGCAGAGGCTTGCGAGCGCAAGTGATGACAACACCGTTCGATTGTGGGACCTTGACGGGACATACGCATTCGGTGAAATCCGTTGCCTTCTCTCCAGATGGTAG